In a single window of the Candidatus Eisenbacteria bacterium genome:
- a CDS encoding methyltransferase domain-containing protein: MNGGWRRLTGGPTGRWTFWKFNWLANHKLLSAIERARPHARGDLLDMGCGAKPFAPLFTGHVRRYWGTDLSKSRYLSDARLDAFARAEAQPFRDGSFDTVVGFSMLTYLPEPARMIEEAHRVLRPGGTLILEFTQMVPLHDEPWDFFRFTRHGAEYLLRRGGFEPVEYIPVGGLWARVGLSSIAALNRLNRGPLRVVTEVPVRLLYIVIQLVCEGLDRLFFDPREVLAHLVVARRRP; encoded by the coding sequence ATGAACGGTGGGTGGCGGAGGCTGACCGGCGGCCCGACGGGCCGCTGGACCTTCTGGAAGTTCAACTGGCTCGCGAACCACAAGCTCCTCTCGGCGATCGAACGCGCGCGCCCGCACGCGCGCGGCGACCTGCTCGACATGGGCTGCGGCGCGAAGCCGTTCGCCCCGCTGTTCACCGGGCACGTGCGCCGCTATTGGGGCACGGACCTGTCGAAGTCCCGTTACCTCTCCGACGCCCGGCTGGACGCGTTCGCGCGCGCCGAGGCGCAGCCGTTCCGGGACGGCTCGTTCGACACCGTCGTCGGCTTCTCGATGCTCACCTACCTGCCCGAGCCGGCGAGGATGATCGAGGAGGCGCACCGCGTGCTGCGCCCCGGCGGCACGCTGATCCTGGAGTTCACCCAGATGGTGCCGCTCCACGACGAACCGTGGGACTTCTTCCGCTTCACGCGCCACGGTGCCGAGTACCTGCTGCGCCGCGGCGGATTCGAGCCCGTCGAGTACATCCCGGTCGGGGGCCTGTGGGCGCGGGTCGGGCTGAGCTCGATCGCGGCGCTGAACCGTCTCAATCGCGGACCGCTGCGCGTCGTGACCGAGGTCCCGGTGCGGCTGCTGTACATCGTGATCCAGCTCGTGTGCGAGGGGCTGGACCGGCTGTTCTTCGATCCGCGCGAGGTGCTCGCGCACCTCGTGGTCGCGCGCCGCCGGCCTTGA
- a CDS encoding AMP-binding protein encodes MKSVKSAAPTPVVRLLPQLVEYASRQYGDAPFVLRWDGAAWTGYSFRQAAAATHAFAALLAREGVRAGDRVGLQSENRPEWGLAYMAILELGAVVVPLDAALREQEVGEILATAGAEFAVVSARLHPVLSAVREGRLGSLRLVGLDDLPGLASWSEAQREFAGAPAHEPSAQAHDLAVIIFTSGTTGQAKGVMLSHGNLLSNAEGVARTIDCGPGDRMLSVLPMHHTFECTIGFLCSLRTGGAVCYARGLDSKQLREDMRTSCATIFVAVPLLYEKLLSAIHKRIAEAPLASRLLVHTLLGVTRAVRMLTGARVGGPLLRSLRDKSGLGHVRIFACGAAPLAPHVFWGFTDLGWTMLEGYGLTETSPVTCLNLPRKSRPGGVGWPLVGVEVRIDHPDADGNGEIAVRGPNVMLGYYGNPAATAEVLRDGWFYTGDLGRFLPDGRVRITGRLKNMIATAAGKKIYPEEVEVMLANSPYVLEVVVVGGRDARGEREEVHAHIYPNLTELELLARSQGRTCDEAFVEATLRADVQARCAPLAAYKHVKRVIVRRGEFPKTTTGKIKRQGLDAPAPAAAATGVA; translated from the coding sequence ATGAAGTCCGTGAAATCCGCTGCGCCCACCCCGGTCGTCCGCCTGCTTCCGCAGCTGGTCGAGTACGCCTCCCGTCAGTACGGCGATGCGCCGTTCGTGCTGCGCTGGGACGGCGCGGCCTGGACGGGCTACTCGTTCCGGCAGGCGGCCGCGGCCACCCACGCGTTCGCGGCCCTGCTCGCGCGCGAAGGCGTCCGTGCCGGCGACCGGGTCGGACTGCAGAGCGAGAACCGGCCCGAGTGGGGGCTCGCGTACATGGCCATCCTCGAGCTCGGGGCCGTGGTCGTGCCGCTCGATGCCGCGCTTCGCGAGCAGGAGGTGGGCGAGATCCTGGCGACCGCCGGCGCCGAGTTCGCGGTGGTGAGCGCGCGGCTGCACCCGGTGCTCTCGGCCGTGCGCGAGGGACGACTGGGTTCGCTGCGCCTCGTCGGGCTCGACGACCTGCCGGGCCTCGCCTCGTGGAGCGAGGCGCAGCGCGAGTTCGCGGGCGCACCGGCGCACGAGCCGTCCGCCCAGGCGCACGACCTGGCGGTCATCATCTTCACGTCGGGCACGACCGGGCAGGCGAAGGGCGTCATGCTGTCGCACGGCAACCTGCTCTCCAACGCCGAGGGGGTCGCGCGCACGATCGACTGCGGTCCGGGCGACCGGATGCTGAGCGTGCTGCCGATGCACCACACGTTCGAGTGCACGATCGGCTTCCTGTGCTCGCTGCGGACCGGCGGCGCGGTGTGTTACGCGCGCGGCCTCGATTCGAAGCAGCTGCGCGAGGACATGCGCACCAGTTGCGCGACGATCTTCGTCGCCGTCCCGCTGCTCTACGAAAAGCTGCTGTCCGCGATCCACAAGCGCATCGCCGAGGCGCCTCTGGCCTCGCGGCTGCTCGTCCACACGCTGCTCGGCGTGACGCGGGCGGTGCGCATGCTCACGGGAGCGCGCGTCGGCGGGCCGCTGCTGCGATCGTTGCGCGACAAGTCGGGGCTGGGGCACGTCCGGATCTTCGCCTGCGGAGCGGCGCCGCTCGCGCCGCACGTCTTCTGGGGCTTCACCGACCTCGGCTGGACGATGCTCGAAGGCTACGGCCTGACCGAAACCTCCCCGGTGACCTGCCTCAACCTGCCGCGCAAGTCGCGTCCGGGCGGCGTGGGCTGGCCGCTCGTCGGCGTCGAAGTGCGCATCGACCATCCCGACGCCGACGGCAACGGCGAGATCGCCGTGCGCGGGCCGAACGTGATGCTCGGCTACTACGGCAATCCGGCCGCGACCGCCGAGGTGCTGCGCGACGGCTGGTTCTACACCGGCGACCTCGGACGCTTCCTGCCCGACGGGCGCGTGCGCATCACCGGACGGCTCAAGAACATGATCGCGACCGCGGCGGGCAAGAAGATCTACCCCGAGGAAGTCGAGGTCATGCTCGCGAACAGTCCCTACGTTCTAGAGGTCGTCGTGGTCGGCGGGCGCGACGCGCGGGGCGAGCGCGAGGAGGTCCACGCGCACATCTACCCGAACCTGACCGAACTCGAACTGCTCGCGCGCTCGCAGGGCAGGACCTGCGACGAGGCGTTCGTCGAGGCGACGCTGCGGGCGGACGTGCAGGCGCGCTGCGCTCCGCTCGCGGCCTACAAGCACGTCAAACGCGTGATCGTGCGCCGCGGCGAGTTCCCCAAGACGACGACCGGCAAGATCAAGCGGCAGGGTCTCGACGCGCCCGCGCCCGCGGCCGCCGCGACCGGCGTCGCCTGA
- a CDS encoding MFS transporter, which produces MMSPRAALADFLDAARAFSRPARIYLLAEFLVWSAQGVFAVLFNLYLVEAGYPESFVGKALSMNALGLVVAALPAGALAERWGRRRSLVLGATLEGIGHLLRATLTDPAPILATGFVIGAGQALFQIAAAPFLTEHSSPRERTHLFSTFFASALLAGVLGSAIGGVIPRIVHAILPATPLLGAYRVGLLAGAALALSTLIPLAGLRGIVERPLTHGQAPPTREEWARLRPIAINSGLIGMGAGLVIPFMNLYFKDRFACSSGQIGAFFSVAQVFTAAAALIGPALARRFGKLRTALFSELLSLPFLVTLGAERHLPVAVGSFWLRATFMQAATPLLQTFVMEAMPTALRARATTTINLVWNIGWGISAVAAGVVIEHFGYATPFYLTAVLYFIAATTFWLAFRNVPESDAGVRLSEEAKGLRADGPGGD; this is translated from the coding sequence ATGATGTCACCGCGCGCCGCCCTTGCGGACTTCCTCGACGCCGCCCGTGCCTTCTCGCGGCCGGCGCGCATCTACCTGCTCGCCGAGTTCCTCGTGTGGAGCGCGCAGGGCGTCTTCGCCGTGCTCTTCAATCTCTACCTGGTCGAGGCCGGCTACCCGGAGAGCTTCGTGGGCAAGGCGCTTTCCATGAACGCGCTCGGGCTGGTGGTCGCCGCGTTGCCGGCCGGAGCCCTCGCCGAGCGCTGGGGACGCCGGCGCAGCCTCGTGCTCGGCGCGACGCTCGAGGGGATCGGCCACCTGTTGCGCGCGACGCTGACCGATCCGGCGCCGATTCTCGCGACCGGCTTCGTCATCGGCGCGGGACAGGCGCTCTTCCAGATCGCGGCGGCGCCGTTCCTGACCGAGCATTCGAGCCCGCGCGAGCGCACGCACCTGTTCAGCACGTTCTTCGCCAGCGCGCTGCTGGCCGGCGTGCTCGGCAGCGCGATCGGAGGCGTGATCCCGAGGATCGTGCACGCGATCCTTCCCGCGACGCCGCTGCTCGGGGCGTACCGCGTCGGGCTGCTCGCGGGCGCGGCACTCGCGCTCTCGACGCTGATCCCGCTCGCCGGCCTGCGCGGGATCGTCGAGCGGCCGCTGACGCACGGCCAGGCCCCTCCGACCCGCGAGGAGTGGGCCCGACTCCGCCCGATCGCGATCAACTCGGGGCTGATCGGCATGGGCGCCGGACTGGTCATCCCGTTCATGAACCTCTACTTCAAGGACCGCTTCGCCTGCTCCAGCGGGCAGATCGGCGCGTTCTTCTCGGTCGCGCAGGTCTTCACCGCCGCCGCCGCGTTGATCGGGCCGGCCCTCGCGCGACGCTTCGGCAAGCTGAGAACGGCCCTCTTTTCGGAGCTGCTGTCGCTGCCATTCCTCGTCACGCTGGGCGCCGAGCGTCACCTGCCGGTCGCGGTCGGCTCCTTCTGGCTGCGCGCGACGTTCATGCAGGCGGCCACGCCGCTGCTGCAGACCTTCGTCATGGAGGCGATGCCGACGGCGCTGCGGGCGCGGGCGACGACGACGATCAACCTGGTCTGGAACATCGGCTGGGGAATCAGCGCGGTCGCGGCCGGCGTGGTGATCGAGCACTTCGGCTACGCGACCCCGTTCTACCTGACCGCGGTCCTCTACTTCATCGCCGCGACGACGTTCTGGCTGGCCTTCCGCAACGTGCCCGAGTCGGACGCCGGAGTGCGGTTGAGCGAGGAGGCGAAGGGCCTGAGGGCCGACGGGCCGGGCGGCGACTGA
- a CDS encoding cupin domain-containing protein: MQLGKKIRDLRLRRGLTVQQLAEATGLSKGFISQVENSRTSPSLATLQDLARALETSVAYLVVEEEQAPHVVRAGDRPRLLVGGNAGQVEVLSALPRRNLELVVAELGPGQTAGDKRHYHHGEEVLLCLEGRVHLACGEHTLTLEPGDSCHYDGRVPHALENAGPEPARVLIAMTPAAFEPAPRPRGGQPYTFDSEIAFGSATRT, from the coding sequence ATGCAGCTTGGTAAGAAGATCCGTGACCTCCGCCTTCGTCGCGGGCTGACCGTGCAGCAGCTCGCGGAAGCCACCGGCCTCTCGAAAGGCTTCATCAGCCAGGTCGAGAACAGCCGCACCTCTCCGTCCCTCGCCACGCTCCAGGATCTGGCCCGCGCGCTCGAGACCTCGGTGGCCTACCTCGTCGTCGAGGAGGAACAGGCGCCGCACGTCGTCCGGGCCGGCGACCGGCCCCGGCTGCTGGTGGGCGGCAACGCCGGCCAGGTCGAAGTGCTCTCGGCGCTGCCGAGGCGCAACCTCGAGCTGGTCGTGGCCGAGCTCGGCCCGGGACAGACCGCCGGCGACAAGCGTCACTATCACCACGGCGAGGAAGTTCTCCTGTGTCTCGAAGGCCGCGTCCACCTGGCGTGCGGCGAGCACACGCTGACGCTCGAGCCCGGCGACTCCTGCCACTACGATGGCCGGGTTCCGCATGCCCTGGAGAACGCCGGCCCCGAACCCGCCCGGGTGCTCATCGCCATGACGCCCGCGGCGTTCGAACCCGCGCCGCGCCCGCGCGGCGGCCAGCCGTACACCTTCGACTCGGAGATCGCCTTCGGATCGGCGACGCGCACCTGA
- a CDS encoding ABC transporter ATP-binding protein, translating into MLRIAGYLKPYRLQVALAVLVTLADAAVQLAFPFLTKEAIDLGIRHRDLYLLDRIALVYLSALAIAFGLGYVQAQLMQRVGQAIMRDLRTDLFRHLQRLPVSFFDRNPIGRLMTRVTNDVDVLNELFTAGVVALFGDLFMLVGIVVAMAQLNVELLAVTFSVLPLILVVTLVFRVRVRAVFREVRTQLAKLNAFLNENLGGMSTVQLLGRESRNHAAFAAINAEHRQANLLANTYHAVFFPLLELVSAIALALIVWYGGRQVMWTGITLGTLVAFIQYTQRFFRPISDLSEKYGIVQQAMASSERIFGLLDTPVDVAAVALDTPRAPASPVPPAAPAGGRARGVRLEFEHVWFAYQDEHWVLEDVSFTVEAGEKVALVGATGSGKTTLTSLLLRFYVPQRGEIRVDGRPLAQWDAEELRQRIGLVLQDVFLFSGSIEGNLTLGDPRLASASVRRAAREVHAQEFIERLPGGWNAEVRERGASLSAGQKQLLSFARALAREPDVLVLDEATSSVDTHTERRIQEALHRLMLGRTSLVIAHRLSTIQDVDRIVVLHHGRVRESGTHAELMRLGGLYSRLYQLQYLGSDPRSGATV; encoded by the coding sequence ATGCTGCGGATCGCCGGCTACCTGAAGCCCTACCGGCTGCAGGTGGCTCTCGCGGTGCTCGTCACGCTCGCCGATGCCGCCGTCCAGCTGGCGTTCCCCTTCCTGACCAAGGAAGCGATCGACCTGGGCATCCGGCACCGTGACCTGTACCTGCTCGACCGCATCGCGCTGGTCTACCTGTCGGCGCTGGCCATCGCGTTCGGGCTCGGGTACGTGCAGGCGCAGCTCATGCAGCGCGTCGGACAGGCCATCATGCGGGACCTGCGGACCGACCTGTTCCGCCACCTGCAGCGCCTGCCCGTCTCGTTCTTCGACCGCAATCCGATCGGGCGGCTCATGACGAGGGTGACGAACGACGTGGACGTGCTCAACGAGCTCTTCACCGCCGGCGTCGTCGCCTTGTTCGGCGACCTGTTCATGCTCGTCGGCATCGTCGTCGCGATGGCGCAACTCAATGTCGAACTGCTCGCGGTGACCTTCTCGGTGCTGCCGCTCATCCTGGTGGTCACGCTCGTCTTCCGCGTGCGGGTGCGCGCCGTGTTCCGCGAGGTGCGGACCCAGCTCGCCAAGCTGAACGCGTTCCTCAACGAGAACCTGGGCGGCATGTCCACCGTCCAGCTGCTCGGACGCGAGTCCCGGAACCATGCGGCGTTCGCGGCGATCAACGCCGAACATCGTCAGGCGAACCTGCTCGCGAACACCTACCATGCGGTGTTCTTCCCGCTGCTCGAACTCGTCTCCGCCATCGCGCTCGCGCTGATCGTCTGGTACGGCGGCCGGCAGGTCATGTGGACCGGCATCACGCTCGGCACGCTGGTGGCGTTCATCCAGTACACCCAGCGTTTCTTCCGGCCGATCTCGGACCTGTCCGAGAAGTACGGCATCGTCCAGCAGGCGATGGCCTCGTCGGAGCGGATCTTCGGCCTGCTCGACACGCCGGTGGACGTCGCGGCCGTCGCGCTCGACACCCCGCGCGCGCCCGCATCGCCGGTTCCGCCGGCCGCGCCCGCAGGCGGACGCGCGCGCGGCGTGCGCCTCGAGTTCGAGCACGTCTGGTTCGCCTACCAGGACGAGCACTGGGTGCTCGAGGACGTGTCGTTCACCGTCGAGGCGGGCGAGAAGGTCGCGCTGGTCGGTGCCACCGGCTCGGGAAAGACGACGCTGACCAGCCTGCTGCTGCGCTTCTACGTGCCGCAGCGTGGCGAGATCCGCGTGGACGGCCGGCCGCTCGCGCAGTGGGACGCGGAGGAACTGCGGCAGCGCATCGGGCTCGTGCTGCAGGACGTGTTTCTCTTCAGCGGCTCGATCGAGGGCAATCTCACCCTTGGCGACCCGCGACTCGCCTCCGCGTCGGTGCGGCGGGCGGCGCGCGAGGTTCATGCGCAGGAGTTCATCGAGCGCCTGCCGGGCGGCTGGAACGCCGAGGTGCGCGAGCGGGGCGCCTCGCTTTCCGCCGGCCAGAAGCAGCTGCTGTCGTTCGCCCGCGCGCTGGCGCGCGAGCCGGACGTGCTGGTGCTCGACGAGGCGACCTCGAGCGTGGACACCCACACCGAGCGACGCATCCAGGAGGCGCTGCACCGGCTGATGCTGGGCCGCACCAGCCTCGTCATCGCGCACCGCCTTTCCACCATCCAGGACGTGGACCGCATCGTCGTGCTGCACCACGGGCGCGTGCGCGAGTCGGGCACGCATGCCGAACTCATGCGGCTGGGCGGCCTGTACTCGCGGCTCTACCAGCTCCAGTACCTGGGCTCGGACCCGCGCTCCGGCGCGACCGTCTGA
- a CDS encoding ABC transporter ATP-binding protein, which translates to MPSHLARLLRHAARYRTGLTWGIVCVACANLVALAQPQVLRFAVDDLYRGVTSAKLGRYALILFGIAAVAGLFKYGMRQSVIAISRHLEYDLRNELFAHLQKQDAAWFQRHRTGEIMSVATNDLAAVRMMVGPGLMYTVNTLVVSAVSIAFMVAISPRLAFYSLLPLPIVSLSVWWFGERIHRRFERVQEHFARLSAMVQENLAGVRVVRAFAAERREAAEFDRLNEDYVDQNVDLIRTSGLFQPSLAFFSGLGALLALWLGGRETIAGRITLGQFVAFTVYLGMLNWPMVALGWVINIFQRGSASFGRIAALLDAPPGVTSAPGARRPAALRGEIEFRDLTFTYPGASAPALYAVSFHVPAGTTVALVGRTGAGKSTVLSLLPRVQDPPPGTVFVDGADLRDLDLAWLRARLSVVPQDAFLFSATVRENIAYGVETADEEGVRRVARVASLDDDVLAFPHGYDTRIGERGITLSGGQKQRTAIARALLRDTPVLLLDDCLSSVDTHTEDAILRGLRSEMRRRTTLIVSHRVSTVRDADQILVFDEGRIVERGRHEELLRLGGHYAALHRAQQLEEEIEAS; encoded by the coding sequence ATACCCTCCCACCTCGCCCGACTGCTGCGCCACGCCGCCCGCTATCGCACCGGGCTGACGTGGGGCATCGTCTGCGTGGCCTGCGCGAACCTGGTCGCGCTCGCGCAACCCCAGGTGCTGCGGTTCGCCGTGGACGACCTCTACCGCGGCGTCACGTCCGCCAAGCTCGGGCGCTACGCGCTGATCCTGTTCGGCATCGCCGCGGTCGCGGGCCTGTTCAAGTACGGGATGCGCCAGTCGGTCATCGCCATCTCCCGTCACCTCGAGTACGACCTGCGCAACGAACTGTTCGCGCACCTGCAGAAGCAGGACGCCGCGTGGTTCCAGCGGCACCGCACGGGCGAGATCATGTCCGTCGCCACGAACGACCTGGCCGCCGTGCGCATGATGGTGGGCCCCGGCCTCATGTACACGGTCAACACGCTGGTCGTGAGCGCCGTCTCGATCGCCTTCATGGTCGCGATCAGCCCGCGCCTGGCGTTCTACTCGCTCCTGCCGCTGCCGATCGTCTCGCTGTCCGTCTGGTGGTTCGGCGAGCGCATTCACCGCCGCTTCGAGCGCGTGCAGGAACACTTCGCCCGGCTGTCGGCCATGGTGCAGGAGAACCTCGCGGGCGTCCGGGTCGTGCGCGCGTTCGCGGCCGAGCGCCGCGAAGCCGCGGAGTTCGACCGCCTGAACGAGGACTACGTGGACCAGAACGTGGACCTGATCCGGACCTCGGGCCTGTTCCAGCCGTCGCTGGCCTTCTTCTCCGGGCTCGGCGCCCTGCTCGCGCTCTGGCTCGGCGGTCGCGAGACGATCGCCGGGCGCATCACGCTCGGCCAGTTCGTGGCGTTCACCGTCTACCTCGGGATGCTCAACTGGCCGATGGTGGCCCTCGGCTGGGTCATCAACATCTTCCAGCGCGGCTCGGCGTCCTTCGGCCGCATCGCCGCGCTGCTCGACGCGCCGCCCGGCGTCACGAGCGCGCCCGGGGCCCGGCGACCGGCGGCGCTGCGGGGCGAGATCGAGTTCCGCGACCTCACCTTCACCTATCCCGGCGCCTCGGCGCCGGCGCTGTACGCGGTCTCGTTCCACGTGCCCGCGGGCACGACCGTGGCGCTCGTCGGGCGAACGGGCGCGGGCAAGAGCACCGTGCTGTCGCTGCTCCCGCGCGTGCAGGATCCGCCGCCGGGCACCGTGTTCGTGGACGGCGCGGACCTGCGCGATCTCGACCTGGCGTGGCTGCGCGCGCGGCTTTCGGTGGTCCCGCAGGACGCCTTCCTGTTCTCGGCGACCGTCCGCGAGAACATCGCCTACGGCGTCGAGACCGCGGACGAGGAGGGCGTCCGGCGCGTCGCGCGCGTCGCCAGCCTCGACGACGACGTGCTCGCCTTTCCGCACGGTTACGACACGCGCATCGGCGAGCGCGGCATCACGCTCTCCGGTGGCCAGAAGCAGCGCACGGCCATCGCCCGCGCTCTGCTCCGCGACACTCCGGTGCTGCTCCTCGACGACTGCCTCTCGAGCGTGGACACGCACACCGAGGACGCGATCCTGCGCGGACTGCGCTCCGAGATGCGCCGGCGGACCACCCTGATCGTTTCGCATCGCGTGAGCACGGTGCGCGACGCCGACCAGATCCTGGTGTTCGACGAAGGCCGCATCGTGGAGCGCGGGCGGCACGAGGAGCTGTTGCGGCTCGGCGGACACTACGCGGCGCTGCACCGCGCCCAGCAGCTCGAAGAGGAGATCGAGGCGTCGTGA
- a CDS encoding D-2-hydroxyacid dehydrogenase — MSALRVLEWVRDPAGIWNMPEATVAELAREFPDVRFDDPATREERDARLPLADVVLGYALSPRNFASARRVRWVHSTAAGVGHVLFPELIESPVIVTNSRGLHAHSMAEQVLGMMLAFTRRLHVSRDLQTARRWAQAELWRASPGFEELAGATLGLVGFGRIGGAIATAARPFGMRVLAVRRHPRPDPAPADEQWGTERLGDLLERSDWVVLAAPHTGETDRLIGRAELARMKPTARLVNVARGALVDEEALIEALREGRLAGAALDVAQTEPLPPESPLWTMPEVILTPHTSGAGPRFWERVREQFAGNLRRFLAGQPLENVVDKRGGY; from the coding sequence ATGTCCGCCCTGAGAGTGCTCGAGTGGGTCCGCGACCCGGCCGGTATCTGGAACATGCCCGAGGCGACCGTCGCCGAGCTGGCGCGCGAGTTTCCCGACGTGCGCTTCGACGATCCGGCCACGCGGGAGGAGCGCGACGCGCGACTGCCGCTGGCCGACGTCGTGCTCGGCTACGCGCTGAGCCCGCGCAACTTCGCCAGCGCCCGGCGCGTGCGCTGGGTGCACTCCACCGCCGCCGGTGTCGGGCACGTGCTCTTCCCGGAGCTGATCGAAAGTCCGGTGATCGTGACCAATTCGCGCGGGCTGCACGCGCACTCGATGGCGGAACAGGTGCTCGGCATGATGCTCGCGTTCACGCGCCGGCTGCACGTCTCGCGCGACCTGCAGACCGCCCGCCGCTGGGCCCAGGCCGAACTCTGGCGGGCGAGCCCCGGATTCGAGGAGCTCGCCGGGGCGACGCTCGGACTGGTCGGCTTCGGCCGCATCGGCGGGGCGATCGCCACGGCGGCCCGCCCCTTCGGCATGCGCGTGCTCGCCGTGCGCCGGCATCCGCGGCCCGACCCGGCGCCGGCGGACGAGCAGTGGGGGACCGAGCGGCTGGGCGACCTTCTGGAGCGCTCCGACTGGGTCGTGCTGGCTGCGCCCCACACGGGCGAGACGGACCGGCTGATCGGCCGTGCCGAACTGGCGCGCATGAAGCCGACCGCGCGGCTCGTGAACGTGGCGCGCGGCGCGCTCGTGGATGAAGAAGCCCTGATCGAGGCGCTGCGCGAAGGCCGGCTCGCAGGCGCCGCGCTCGACGTCGCGCAGACCGAACCGCTGCCGCCGGAAAGTCCGCTGTGGACGATGCCCGAGGTCATCCTCACGCCGCACACCTCGGGTGCGGGCCCCCGCTTCTGGGAGCGGGTCCGAGAGCAGTTCGCGGGCAACCTGCGGCGCTTCCTTGCGGGCCAGCCGCTCGAGAACGTCGTGGACAAGCGGGGAGGGTACTGA
- a CDS encoding NTP transferase domain-containing protein, with protein sequence MAGTLGILLAGGRGARLGLGSPKALAPFGETTLLDHALVTLRGACDEVVVSAPAELALPVPRAIRADDPPDAAGPLAGLVAALRARPWSRALALGVDLPLVSARLLRALGALLEGHTAVVPVPRARTQPLAAWYAPAALEPLAAALGRGERALVPAVLALDPRLVADDELAALGAAPESFLNVNTPEDLASAVRVRGAGHRA encoded by the coding sequence GTGGCCGGTACGCTCGGCATCCTGCTCGCCGGCGGTCGGGGAGCGCGGCTCGGTCTCGGATCGCCCAAGGCGCTCGCGCCGTTCGGGGAGACCACGCTGCTCGACCACGCGCTGGTCACGCTGCGCGGGGCCTGCGACGAGGTCGTGGTGAGCGCGCCGGCGGAACTCGCTCTGCCGGTTCCGCGGGCGATACGGGCGGACGATCCGCCGGATGCCGCCGGACCGCTGGCGGGGCTGGTCGCCGCGCTGCGCGCCCGTCCGTGGTCCCGCGCGCTCGCGCTCGGCGTGGACCTGCCCCTCGTTTCGGCGCGGCTGCTGCGCGCGCTCGGCGCGCTGCTCGAAGGTCACACCGCCGTCGTCCCGGTTCCGCGGGCCCGCACGCAGCCGCTCGCCGCATGGTACGCGCCGGCCGCGCTCGAGCCGCTCGCCGCGGCGCTCGGGCGCGGCGAGCGCGCGCTGGTGCCCGCGGTGCTCGCCCTGGATCCACGACTCGTCGCCGACGACGAGCTGGCGGCGCTCGGAGCCGCGCCGGAGTCCTTCCTCAACGTCAATACGCCCGAGGACCTCGCGAGCGCCGTCCGCGTCCGCGGCGCGGGGCATCGCGCGTGA
- the lysA gene encoding diaminopimelate decarboxylase, which translates to MSVTGDRQGVLALGGVPLDELLASLRRRDPAARAFWAYDLDAFTARAHRLLAALAPLGAHAAYALKANGLPALARTAAAAGLDADAGSLGELALAGHAGFGPGRRTLSGNGRTREEADWAATHGVAFVSADHVGELDLLEDAAARSGAKLRVALRVNPGIFTPGHRHVATGHLDAKFGVEPGEALEAWASRARWPNLRLDGLHLHVGSQLLETAPLEGAARFALELARQSESRGAPLAAVNLGGGFGVDYERGGDGFPLERHLGDLARALAGGGLEWRFEPGRWLVAPVGVLVAEVSWVKLRRGSAGEQRFVVLSAGMNDLLRPALYGARHRIVPVRPRPGAGSPAIVVGPVCESGDTFSADATLPPLERGDLVALLDAGAYGSAMSSNYNGRGRLAEIAVTGGRARLVRAAESPAELLARQTDLPLS; encoded by the coding sequence GTGAGCGTCACCGGCGACCGGCAGGGAGTGCTCGCGCTGGGCGGCGTGCCGCTCGACGAACTGCTCGCGTCGCTGCGCCGGCGGGACCCCGCGGCGCGCGCGTTCTGGGCCTACGACCTCGACGCCTTCACCGCCCGCGCTCATCGGCTGCTCGCCGCGCTCGCGCCGCTCGGCGCGCACGCCGCGTACGCGCTCAAGGCGAACGGCCTGCCGGCGCTGGCGCGCACGGCCGCCGCCGCCGGGCTCGACGCCGACGCCGGCTCGCTCGGCGAGCTCGCGCTCGCCGGGCACGCGGGCTTCGGTCCCGGGCGGCGGACGTTGAGCGGCAACGGCCGTACGCGCGAGGAGGCCGACTGGGCGGCGACGCACGGCGTCGCGTTCGTCAGCGCCGATCACGTCGGCGAACTGGATCTGCTCGAGGATGCCGCGGCGCGATCGGGCGCGAAGTTGCGGGTCGCGCTGCGGGTCAACCCGGGAATCTTCACCCCGGGCCACCGTCACGTCGCGACCGGTCACCTCGACGCCAAGTTCGGCGTCGAGCCCGGCGAAGCGCTCGAGGCCTGGGCGTCGCGCGCGCGCTGGCCGAACCTGCGGCTCGACGGACTGCACCTGCACGTCGGCTCGCAACTGCTCGAGACGGCGCCGCTCGAGGGCGCGGCGCGCTTCGCCCTCGAGCTCGCGCGCCAGTCCGAATCGCGCGGCGCGCCGCTCGCGGCCGTCAACCTCGGCGGCGGTTTCGGCGTGGACTACGAGCGGGGCGGCGACGGTTTCCCGCTCGAGCGCCACCTCGGCGACCTGGCGCGTGCCCTGGCGGGAGGCGGGCTCGAATGGCGTTTCGAGCCGGGCCGCTGGCTGGTCGCGCCCGTCGGCGTGCTGGTGGCCGAGGTGTCGTGGGTCAAGCTGCGGCGCGGAAGCGCCGGCGAGCAGCGCTTCGTCGTGCTCTCGGCCGGAATGAACGACCTGCTCCGGCCGGCGCTCTACGGCGCCCGGCATCGCATCGTACCGGTGCGGCCCCGTCCGGGCGCCGGGTCGCCGGCCATCGTCGTCGGTCCGGTGTGCGAGAGCGGCGACACGTTCAGCGCCGACGCGACGCTTCCACCGCTCGAGCGCGGCGATCTGGTCGCCCTGCTCGACGCCGGCGCCTACGGGTCGGCGATGTCGTCGAACTACAACGGGCGCGGCCGCCTCGCCGAAATCGCCGTGACGGGCGGGCGGGCGCGACTCGTGCGGGCCGCCGAATCCCCGGCCGAACTGCTGGCGCGCCAGACCGACCTTCCGCTGTCGTAG